ACCAGATTCTGGCCTTGGAATCGACGAGGAAGTCGACGTCAAGAAGCGAGCTCGAGCGCCCAATGTCAAGCTTGACGAGGACAGGTGAGATTATATGGCACTGCCTAGCATTTCCATGGTATACTAATCCTGAATGGCAGGTTGCTGGGCCCAAAAGGAATCCCCAAGCTACGGCAGAGAGCGCGCGACCTGAAAATCAAGGGCAAAGGCCATGAAGTACGCTATCGCCATTCCCCAAGCTCCCTCTATGCCTACTAACCGACTGCTATAGTTCTCGGATGCCTCCCGCCTCCTGTCCTTCTACCAGCTCTGGCTCGACGACCTCTTCCCCAAAgccaagttcctcgacgccctcgccatGGTCGAAAAGGCCGGTCACAAGAAACGGATCGTGATAGCGCGCAATGACTGGATCAATGAGGGCAAGCCTAAGGATCACATTGCAAatggggaggaggaagaagaggaggatctATTCGGCGAGAACAATACATCACAGACAGCGGGCCCAGAACCCACCACCACAACGACGACAGAACCGTCAAGGGCAAAGACACCACAACGGGACAACGACGTGccagatgacgacgacatctACGATGCAACACCCCGACCAGCTCGCCACACTCTACCGATCCGCAACGAAGTCCCCGAAGAAGACGATCTCGAggccctcatcgccgaggccgagggccAGGATGCAGCGAAGAAGTCAAAGCCTTCAGAGCCCGAGccagatggtgatgatctAGACGCTCTGATTGCTGAAGCGGAGGGCCATGATCAGGCACCAAAGAAGAACGGGCCAGAGCCAAAGGGAGGAGATGACTTTGCGGACGAAGAGGCAGCGATGCAGGAGATGGACGGATTGTGGTGATACAAGCGGCATAGAAGAATTGGCGTCAGGCGTTGAGATTTGCCATAATATTTAGCATCCATTACGAATAATGAAAGAGTAGCATCGGGATGCTCTACCTTCCTACACCATCTTTAAGTTCACATCATCCATTGGCATGTTGACCAACAGATGGTTACATGTTACCCATCTTGTTCCCTATCAATGCTTGGACTTCATAACCCAAGAACCACCC
This window of the Fusarium keratoplasticum isolate Fu6.1 chromosome 3, whole genome shotgun sequence genome carries:
- a CDS encoding Chromosome segregation in meiosis protein: MAGIASDPANGLDNYDVDDFSDDPFASPRPESSSKKRKEPDSGLGIDEEVDVKKRARAPNVKLDEDRLLGPKGIPKLRQRARDLKIKGKGHEFSDASRLLSFYQLWLDDLFPKAKFLDALAMVEKAGHKKRIVIARNDWINEGKPKDHIANGEEEEEEDLFGENNTSQTAGPEPTTTTTTEPSRAKTPQRDNDVPDDDDIYDATPRPARHTLPIRNEVPEEDDLEALIAEAEGQDAAKKSKPSEPEPDGDDLDALIAEAEGHDQAPKKNGPEPKGGDDFADEEAAMQEMDGLW